The Candidatus Dormiibacterota bacterium DNA window GTGCTGGCGATCTATAGTATCGCCCTCGCGCGCGGAGACGGTGAAAAGGTGGCGCGCGCGCTCACGTTCACGACGATGGTCGTCGCAAGCCTCGGCCTCATTCTCACCGACCGTTCTCGCTCCGGCGGCATCATCGCGACCTTGCGCAGCCGCAATCACGCGCTGTGGTGGGCGATCGGCGGCGGGCTTGCATTTCTCGCAGCCGTGCTCTACATTCCGCTGCTACGCGGGCTGTTCTCTTTCGGTTTCCTGCACTACGACGACATGGCGTGGGCACTGGGCGCCGGCCTCGCGAGCATCGCGGCCTTCGAACTCACCAAACGTTTCACCCTGTTCAGACCACGCGCGGCAGACGCCTAGCGCAATCTTTATCCTAGTCATGCTCGTAGGGGAAGGGAGTTCACGGACGGCGACAAATATCGCCGCCAAATGATGCTTCAGGATATTACTGCATGCAGCTTTTAACGCTGGCATTGCTTATCGTTGGCCTCTGCGCCGTCTACGCGCTCGTCGGCGTCGCAATCGTTCGCCGATTCATGAGACCGCACGTACGCGAGGGCCACAATGACGTGTTGGTACCGCTCTTCCTGATGGCCGGAACCCTGTACGCGGTGTTACTCGGCTTTCTGGTGATCGCGGTCTGGGAGAACTACGGTGCGGCCAAAGATAACGCGGCCGAAGAAGCGTCGACGCTCACCACCCTCTATCGCCAAACCAACGGCATGCAGCCCGCGGAGCAAGCGAGGATGCGCGGATTGCTGCGCGATTACACCGAGGCGGTGGTAACGAAAGAATGGTCGATCCAAGCGGCCACCGGCGGCGCGAGCCCGGTTGCCCGCAAAGCTCTGGGCGATATGTATCGCACGTTCGCGACGCTCAAGCCGAGCGTCGGCTCATCGAGCATCAGCCAAGCCTTCCTGAGCACCCTGGGGTCGGTTGCCGACGATCGCAACCGCCGCACGTTGCAGGCCGGCGAAAGCCTTCCCGGCATTATTTGGGCGGGCGTACTCATCGGAGGCGCCATTGTGATCGCGATGACGTTCCTCGTTTTCATGGAGCGGCCGCTCCCGCACATCATCGCTTCGGTGTTGATGGCGTCGTTGATCGGCACGCTGCTCTTGATGATGACGCTGCTCGACCGGCCTTTCACCGGTCCACTCGCGCTCTCGTCGGATGCGTTCGAACACTCGATGAGCGTCTACGCCGCGGTCGACGGGGGAAATTGATGCGCATTAGCACGTTGAACCACCTCGCGAACGGCGCGGCCGAACTCGGCGTCGTCTACGCCAGCATCGAAGGCGTCAACGAGCTCTCGTACGAGGAGTGCTTGCACGAATTGAAAGAACGCGCCGCAGCCCTGGGCGCGAACGCCCTCATCGGCATACAGCTAGTGCAGAGCCAGGGCCAATGGAACCCGCGCACCAGCCTCATCGCAACAGCCGTCAAAGAATAGCCGCCTAATAGGCTAGGTCCTTCGCCCAGTTACGGTCGTTGCCGCACGGCAGCGGCCGGGCGCTGGTAACGGTCTTCGTCGGATAGGTTGCGTACGTTGCCGTTTTGAGATACGCGATGATGTCGTATTTCTGGGCGTCGGTGAGCTTGGGGCCGATTCGCCCTTTGCGCGCCTTGTCGTTCGTGAACCAATGGCCAGCATTTGAGTTACCGGCAAGCGCGGTATTCATCGTCACCGTTCCGGGCGCCGAGGCTTGCACGTAACCGAGGTTTACCGGGTCGAATTCCGGATTCCCGAGAATCGGATGCGCCGGTCGCGTATCGGAGAGTAGCGCGAAGACCGACGGTACCGATCCGTTGTGCAAAAACGGCGGCGTCGCCCAAATGCCCACCAGCGGCCGTGCTTTATACCCGCACGGCGCGACGACCGGGCTCGACCGTCCGAAGCCGTCGTACTTTGGCCACTCGCTCTTGGGAACGTGCGCATCCTCGTACGCTTGGACTTTCTCGTGCCGCACGACATACGCGAGCCCTTCCGGCCCACCGAGGGTCGCGCTCATGCCGAGTTTGGTCGCATTGTACGTCGTCTTCGCGAACCCGATGGCTTGATTGGGATCGGTACCGATCACCTTGAGCGGCAACACGTGCATGTACCATTCCTGCGGGGTGGTTCCGGCGATCTTGCTGACGCCGTGGCAACGCGCGCAATTTTGCACGAACAGCGCGCGCCCTTGCGCGGCCTGAGCTTCGTTGACCGGGCCGAACGCAGCCGGCCACGTTGGAGGCTTGAGCTTGATGATCGCGTTTTCGAGCCAGTACAGGTTGCGAATGCGAATCGTCGATTTCCAACGCGTCGATTCCGGATTGAGTTTGCCCGTTACAGGGTCGACGATGTTCAAACGTGCGCCCAGCCCGATATCTTCGCCGACGTTGCGATCCATCGGCTGATGAACCGACGCATTATATTGCACCCAATCGAAGTGCCAGATATCCCAGAGCGGCGGATAATTGGTCGGTGCGAGCGCCCGTCTTGCGTTGTCGGATTGATAGAGCCCAAGCGTCATCGCATTGAAGGCGATGCCCGTTAACGCATCGACGATACCCGGCCCGGCCGGCGTCTGAGTGCCGCGTAAGCCGGCGACCGCCTTCAGAACGAACCGGTCGCGCGCGACCTCCGCATCCAGGCCCGCAGCGGCTTTGGCGGCGGGATACCCAAGCGCGATCGCCCTACGCAAAAACGGCTTGCGCAGCTCCGGCGTGGTTGCCGTACGCATGAGCGCCTGACGCACTGCGCTTTGAAACGCGGGGAGATTCAGATTCGCCGATCCGCCATCGATACGGACCGAGGTCCCGCGGTACGTCAATTCGCCGGTGTGGCAGGCAGCGCAGGTGAACCCCGCCATCGGGACGCCATCGGTCTTGCTACCGTCGTCGTCGGCGATGCCAAGCGGATAGGGGTTGCCCGCAGGCTCGCCCGGCAAAAATCCATACGAATGCATCCGCGCCGGGTCGAGGAACGGCTTGCCGTCCGGCATGCGTAGCGCGCGCAGAAACGCCGAAGGCATCAGGACCGCGCCCTGCGATTTATGATAAAACTCCACCCTGGTTGCATGGTCCCAACCCTGATCGAGCGTAACCGCGTGCGACGGTTCGGCCGAGCGCAGATGTGGCGCGAACGCGAATGCGCCGGCGATGGCGACCACCGTTGCAACGATCGGGATGGGACGAATCTTCACGGGCGAGGCTCCTTCTTAAAGTCGGCTTCGGTCGGTTCCGTGCGCGGTACGCCGTTAAGCCGGTGGCGCAACGCGGAAATACCGTCGTAGATGGCGCGGCGCGCACGGTTGATGCCGCCCACCGGTCGAAGCGCCGGGAGCGCATGCCATGGCGTGTACGAAAGGTTCTCGCAGAACGCATTCTGCGCGGGCGAATCGAACGATTGCCGATCGATCCGAATATCGGCAACCGTTACGTACGGCGATTGCGCGGCGCTCCATTCGATCGTCGGGTCCTCGATCGGCATCGTCGCCGGATCGGTCTGCAATTGAATCGCGAACGCAAAGCAGGCCGGGCCCTCCGCTAGGCGCCGTCGCATCTCGGTGCGCAGATAGTTCGCTCCCGTGGCGGCCGCAACGGGCCCAAGTATGGGCTCTCCGATACACCGCTGCGGAAACATCGCGTACTTCATATACCGGTCGCCAAGCTCGTAGGGCGTCATGCTGAAGTAACGCTCGTCGAGGACGTCGTGGATCTTGCGCCGATCGATCGCCGCAACGATCGCGGCCTCATGCGGACGCGACGAGAAAAACTGCACGGCGGTCCCGTGCTCCTTCGCTTGAAAGAATCGAACGTACTCGGCGACGTTCCTTATGAAAAACACCGGGAAATTGATGCCGAGAAAGTCCTGCGTTTGCGCGTCGGCCTCACCCGGCAGAATCTTGCGTCCCGGAACGCCCAGGAGCTTGATCGCCATGCCACGGCCATCACCCCGGCTGTCCGTGCGGATATCTTCGGAGCCGTTCGAGTATCGAATCCACGCATCGTATGACCGCGGGCGGGCGAAGACCGCCACCCGATAGTCCGGCGGGAGGCCTGGCCGAACGGTGAAGCGAGCACGAACGCATCCGTGGGACTTTGCATGCGCGTCGCGTAAGGCTGCGCCGCCGGCTCGATAGCCGCGTTCGACCTGCGCCTCGATCATCCGCAGGATTGTAGCGATCGCGCGCGATTCGCCCGGCGGAATCACTTCTTGATTCGGCACCGGTGCGGCGGCGGCCGGACGCGCGAGCGCCAACAACAGTGCGACCCCGGTAATCGGTACGCGAACGAAGGATGCAAGCCACCGCATGTTCCCTTGCATTAGGCGCCAGGAAACGCCTCCCTGCTCAGGTACGCGAGCGTGCGCGCCGCACGCTACTGTTTGCCGAACGTACCCAAGCCGTTTTCGTTCAGATATTCGATCGTCATCGACGTGGTGCCATTGCCGGCCGTCGGCGTAAACGTTACCGCGCTAGGGCCTCCGTCCGAACCTTCGCCGGATGGGTGCATCGAAAAGACGTTGCCGTTCCAATGCCGCAGCGCATACGTTTCGTGCTTTGGACCAAGGGTTAATCGCAAACCCGTCGCGGTCGCGCTGACGGTTGCCGGCCCGTAGTATTGGTTCGTATACGTTCCGACGTACGAAGCCGGTGCGAGTGCCGGTTGCGGGTGCGCGGGCGTGGTCTTACCCACCAGCTCCCCGTGCGGCGCTAGCATCTTTGCAAATCCGCCGGAGTACAGCGCGTACCAGTCGCGCGTCGCGCGTCCGAATTCGACCCGATCGTAGAACGTCTTCGCGATGGATTCGGGCACGCCGCTGGGCTCGCCGTTGGTCAAGATCACGATCCCGAGATCTTCCGAGGGTAACATCTCATAGCATGTAGCCGCTCCCGCAGAAAACGCTCCGGAGTGGCTCAAACGCAAGCGCCCCGCCTCGTCGTACGAAACCCCCATCCCGTACCCGTAAAAGGATGCGCGCGCGAACGGCCCGGACGGCGGGTTGCTGACGATCTGCGGTTGTTGCGTCGCAAGCAGGGCATCGCGACCGACGATCTGCTTGCCGTCGAACTTGCCGAGATTCAATTCGAGGATCATCCACTTCGCTAAGTCGTGAACGCTCGAGCTCGCACCACCGGCGGGGGATTGCGCATCCGGTTCGCGCGAGCTCACCCTCCAGCGGCCGTTCACGCGCACGTGCAGTACGGCGCGGTCGGGAGCGCGTTCGTAGTCGGCCCAGCGCGAGCTGGTATGCGTCATGCCAAGCGGCCCGTAGAGCACCCGCGCCGAGAGCGCCTCCCACGTCGTGTGCTCGGCATCGGCCACCGCTTGCGCGGCGGCCGTCAATCCGAAGTTGGTGTAATGGTAGGTGATGCGGAACGGATCGAGCGGCTCCAGCGCCAACCGCCGGATGATTTGCGCGCGATCGTAGCCGAGATCTTCGAGCAAATCGCCCGCGTGGTCCGGTAGTCCGCTACGATGTGCGAACATATCCGCGATCGTCACGTGCGAGCCGACGTACGGGTCCGAAAGGGTAAAGCCGGGCAGGTATTTGGCTACGGGATCGCTCCACTTGACGCCGCCTTGCCCGACCACTCCGGCAACGACCGTGGACGCGAGCGATTTCGAAACCGACGCAAGTTGAAAAACGGTGTTTGCGTCGACGCGTTCCTTCGTACCGACGCGTCGCACGCCGAAACCCGCAGCATAGACGATCTTCCCATTATGCACGACCGCAATTGCCATCCCGGGTACGCCGGAGCGTCGCTCGATCGCGCGAGCGATCGCCGGCAGCGCGGCAACCGCGGCGTCGATGCGCGCGGAGGAGATCGCGACGGCCGAAGCCGACGCAGGCTGATCGTTGGCCCCGGCGTTTGCGGGCAAAGGCCCGAACGCTACGGCTGCGATACCGCATAAGACGAAGGCTAGACGCATGCGATAAGCCAGCATGGGGCGTGTTTAGCTAGGGTCGGAAGCCCGTCCTATTCCAAGTAGCGGGCGCGCCCACGCGGCGCGGCCACGGCACGTCTCCCGCATCGCCGACGACGGACTCCCTCACGCTAAGCGCTACGAGGATCGCAAGCGGTAGCAGCGTCCACACCTCTTGCGGCCACCAGAGCGGCGTCATTTTTGCTAAGGAGTTGTAGGCAAACCACGTCGCGCTCGCGTTTGCCGTACCGCCGGGATTCGCGAGGTTCACGACGTGCGTTACCGCCTGTTGGGCTTGCGCGCCGGCCACCGAATGCAACGCCAACGCTCCTCCCATGACGATCAGGGCGGCCGCCGCCGGCAGAATCCCGTTCTGTACGAAACGGCGAAGATGGAACTCGGGGCGAACCATCAGCCACACGCAGAGCATCGCAGCAGGAACGGAGAGCGGAAACCAGTCGAGGATCGACGCGACGGGCAATGCCAGCATGAAAAGCGCAAGCATCGAGAGCGGGTTCGGCCGCCGCATGACGATGACGCATGCCAGCGGAACGGCCATCGCCACCTCGTCGAGATGAATGAACGCGCCGCCGGTAACGGCAAACGCCGCCGGTAAAAGCACCAGCCACGAGCGATCGCCTTGTCTGCGATAGAACGCGCGCGCCGCGAATATCCCAAGGAGCGCCAACAGAACGTACTGCAGCGAACCCAGACGCAGCGCGAGCGCCGGAGCGGCTCCCAGATGGTAGAGCAAGGCGGTCAAGCTCAGTTGGCCCAAGTTGTTGACTTCGGACGCGGCATGTAAGGGGAGCACCGTCGTGAAATACGACAGCGCTACTTGCGGGCCCAGGGCCGCGAGCATCACCGCCGCCGCACCCGCTCCCGCCGCCAACAGCCGTATCCGCATCTGCGGAATCGCAAGAAATACCGCTACGCACGCGGGCAGCACCATGTGCGGCTCGACCATCGCAAACCCCAAGAGTATGGCGGCAGCGTTCCACTGCTTGCGGCGTAGTGCCAACGCCGCACAGACCGTCAACGCGATCGGGATGGGAGACAACGCCCCCTGTAACACCGCCGGGCCGAGCACGGCAAGTCCCGACGCAGCCAAGGCGGTA harbors:
- a CDS encoding DUF4239 domain-containing protein, producing the protein MQLLTLALLIVGLCAVYALVGVAIVRRFMRPHVREGHNDVLVPLFLMAGTLYAVLLGFLVIAVWENYGAAKDNAAEEASTLTTLYRQTNGMQPAEQARMRGLLRDYTEAVVTKEWSIQAATGGASPVARKALGDMYRTFATLKPSVGSSSISQAFLSTLGSVADDRNRRTLQAGESLPGIIWAGVLIGGAIVIAMTFLVFMERPLPHIIASVLMASLIGTLLLMMTLLDRPFTGPLALSSDAFEHSMSVYAAVDGGN
- a CDS encoding cytochrome c, translating into MKIRPIPIVATVVAIAGAFAFAPHLRSAEPSHAVTLDQGWDHATRVEFYHKSQGAVLMPSAFLRALRMPDGKPFLDPARMHSYGFLPGEPAGNPYPLGIADDDGSKTDGVPMAGFTCAACHTGELTYRGTSVRIDGGSANLNLPAFQSAVRQALMRTATTPELRKPFLRRAIALGYPAAKAAAGLDAEVARDRFVLKAVAGLRGTQTPAGPGIVDALTGIAFNAMTLGLYQSDNARRALAPTNYPPLWDIWHFDWVQYNASVHQPMDRNVGEDIGLGARLNIVDPVTGKLNPESTRWKSTIRIRNLYWLENAIIKLKPPTWPAAFGPVNEAQAAQGRALFVQNCARCHGVSKIAGTTPQEWYMHVLPLKVIGTDPNQAIGFAKTTYNATKLGMSATLGGPEGLAYVVRHEKVQAYEDAHVPKSEWPKYDGFGRSSPVVAPCGYKARPLVGIWATPPFLHNGSVPSVFALLSDTRPAHPILGNPEFDPVNLGYVQASAPGTVTMNTALAGNSNAGHWFTNDKARKGRIGPKLTDAQKYDIIAYLKTATYATYPTKTVTSARPLPCGNDRNWAKDLAY
- a CDS encoding catalase family protein is translated as MRWLASFVRVPITGVALLLALARPAAAAPVPNQEVIPPGESRAIATILRMIEAQVERGYRAGGAALRDAHAKSHGCVRARFTVRPGLPPDYRVAVFARPRSYDAWIRYSNGSEDIRTDSRGDGRGMAIKLLGVPGRKILPGEADAQTQDFLGINFPVFFIRNVAEYVRFFQAKEHGTAVQFFSSRPHEAAIVAAIDRRKIHDVLDERYFSMTPYELGDRYMKYAMFPQRCIGEPILGPVAAATGANYLRTEMRRRLAEGPACFAFAIQLQTDPATMPIEDPTIEWSAAQSPYVTVADIRIDRQSFDSPAQNAFCENLSYTPWHALPALRPVGGINRARRAIYDGISALRHRLNGVPRTEPTEADFKKEPRP
- a CDS encoding serine hydrolase, coding for MLAYRMRLAFVLCGIAAVAFGPLPANAGANDQPASASAVAISSARIDAAVAALPAIARAIERRSGVPGMAIAVVHNGKIVYAAGFGVRRVGTKERVDANTVFQLASVSKSLASTVVAGVVGQGGVKWSDPVAKYLPGFTLSDPYVGSHVTIADMFAHRSGLPDHAGDLLEDLGYDRAQIIRRLALEPLDPFRITYHYTNFGLTAAAQAVADAEHTTWEALSARVLYGPLGMTHTSSRWADYERAPDRAVLHVRVNGRWRVSSREPDAQSPAGGASSSVHDLAKWMILELNLGKFDGKQIVGRDALLATQQPQIVSNPPSGPFARASFYGYGMGVSYDEAGRLRLSHSGAFSAGAATCYEMLPSEDLGIVILTNGEPSGVPESIAKTFYDRVEFGRATRDWYALYSGGFAKMLAPHGELVGKTTPAHPQPALAPASYVGTYTNQYYGPATVSATATGLRLTLGPKHETYALRHWNGNVFSMHPSGEGSDGGPSAVTFTPTAGNGTTSMTIEYLNENGLGTFGKQ
- a CDS encoding glycosyltransferase family 87 protein, with the translated sequence MKAEVLQLDRRIGILLAVLCGLAIGVFIYAAAHPPLLTGYDFEAFWCGAKALLQHASPYSNEPLHTCEATTSPPFFLRYPQVTVPVPLPGYAIALFTPFALVPFALARIVWMILQVFCALVIGRGIAKLSGMPPLTALAASGLAVLGPAVLQGALSPIPIALTVCAALALRRKQWNAAAILLGFAMVEPHMVLPACVAVFLAIPQMRIRLLAAGAGAAAVMLAALGPQVALSYFTTVLPLHAASEVNNLGQLSLTALLYHLGAAPALALRLGSLQYVLLALLGIFAARAFYRRQGDRSWLVLLPAAFAVTGGAFIHLDEVAMAVPLACVIVMRRPNPLSMLALFMLALPVASILDWFPLSVPAAMLCVWLMVRPEFHLRRFVQNGILPAAAALIVMGGALALHSVAGAQAQQAVTHVVNLANPGGTANASATWFAYNSLAKMTPLWWPQEVWTLLPLAILVALSVRESVVGDAGDVPWPRRVGAPATWNRTGFRP